The Nocardia sp. BMG51109 nucleotide sequence CGCGGCGGGCGGTGTGAAGGACGCCGGCGGCCGGGTCGGCTCGGCCGGGCGCCGCGGCGGCACGACCGGTTGCCCCGCCGGTGGTGTCGGCACGTCCGGCGGCAGCGCCCCGGACAGCCGCGGCGGCGCCGACGGCGGCTCCGGCGAATCCGCCTCGCCCTGCGGCATATTCGGGTTCGGGGTCATCCCGATCACGCCCGACTGCGGCTCGATCGCCCGCGGCAGCTTCAGGTTCGTCTGCGGCGTGGTCTGCGGCGCGATCAGCCCCTGCGGCGGCTCACCGGGATCGGACGACGACGAACGCTGTTGCGCCGTACGGGAATCCGGCGATCCCACGCTTGCCGACGGCTTCGATTGCGCGCCACCCAAATTCAGCCAGCGACCCGTGCCCGACGGCGGGGTGCTCGAGGGGGAGTTCGCCTGCGGTGTCGTCGCGGGAGCATTCGGCTCGGGCGCATCCGCCGCCGTGCCCGTCGGTGAGGCGCTCGAATATGCCTGCACCGCACCACCTTCGGGACCGGAATCGTCCTGCGGATCGGCCTCGTCCTCGATCTCACCGAGACGCTGCGTGGGCGCCTCGGGGTCCACGTCCTCCAGGCGCCGGGCGCGCTTGGGCTTCTTCTTCCGGCGCGCGGGCTTGGCCGGGGTGCCGTCGGGCATCACGGGGATCTGCTGGGTCACCGGATCGGTGACCGGAGTGGTCTTGACCAGGTCGACCAGATCGTCGGTGCCCGGACGCTCGTCGTCCAGGATGGGCTCGCCGAGGCCGATCTTGCGCTGGATCTTCTTCATCCACTTCGGCGCCCACCAGCAGTCGTCGCCGAGCAGCTTCATGGTGGCCGGCACCAGCAGCATGCGCAGCACGGTGGCGTCGATGAACAGCGCGGCGATCATGCCGTACGCGATGTACTGCATCATCACCAGATCCGAGAATGCGAACGCGCCCGTCACCACCAGCAGGATCAGCGCGGCGGCCGTGATGATGCGACCGGTCTGCGCGGTGCCGGAACGCACCGCCTCGGTGGTACTGGCGCCCATACTTCGCGCCTCCACCATGCGGGAGAGCAGGAACACCTCGTAGTCGGTGGACAGGCCGTAGATGATCGCGATGATCAGCACCAGCACCGGCGACATGATCGGCTGCGGCGTGAAATTGAGCAGCCCCGCCCCGTTGCCGTCGACGAATATCCAGGTCAGGATGCCGAGCGTGGAGCCGAGGCCGAGCGCGCTCATCAGCGCCGCCTTGATCGGCAGCACCAGCGAGCCGAAGGTCAGGAACATCAGCAGCGTGGTGACCAGCACGACCAGCGCGATCATCAGCGGCATGCGGTCGAGCAGCGCGTCGATACTGTCCTTCTGGATGGCCGGCTGGCCGGTCACCAGGAACTGCATGTCGTCGGGCACCGCGACGTCCTGCCGCAGATGTTCGATGGCCTCGTCGGCGGTTTCGGTGTCGGCGTCGACCAGCGACGTCTGCGTGGTCCACACGTTGGAGTCGTTCGGCGGGTTGTCCGGCGTCTTGAACTTCTCGGCCAGCCCCGGCGCCTCGTTCGCCTGCTGCAGGACGCCGTAGATCTCGCGGGGATTGTCGGTGACCATGACCAGCTGCAGCGGGTTCGACCGGTACTGCGGGAACAGCTCGTCGAACTCCTCCTGCGCGAGGCGGGTCGAATTGTCCGGCGGCAGATAGGTTTCGCTGATGCCGCCGAACTTCAGGTCCTTCACCGGGATGATCAACAGCAGCAGCAGGATGCACAGCGGGATCGCGACCTTCAGCGGGTGCTTCATCACCCACTGGGTGCCGCGCCCCCAGAAGCTGTTCTCGATCTCCTCGGCGGTCTTGGTCTTGCGGAACCACTTGAGCCCCAGCATGTCCACGCGCTTGCCGAGGATGCCGAGGATCGCCGGCAGCACGGTGAGCGCGGTCAGCGCCGCGAGCAGCACCGTGGCGATCGTGCCGTAGGCCACCGACTTCAGGAAGCCCTGCGGGAACAGCAGCATGCCGGCGCTGGCCGCGATGATCATGGTGGCCGACATCGCCACGGTGCGGCCGGCGGTCATCACCGATCGTCGTACCGCCGCGCCGGTGCTGTACCCCTCGGCGAGTTCCTCGCGGAAACGACTGACTATGAACAGGCCGTAGTCGATGGCGAGGCCGAGCCCGATCATCGACACGACCGGACTGACGAACGAGTTCACCTCGGTGAACTTGGTGATGGCCATGACTATGCCGTTGGCGCCGAGCACGGTCAGGCCGCCGACGATCAGCGGCATCGCCGCGGCGACGATGCCGCCGAAGATGAAGAACAGCAGGACCGCGACGACCGGGATGGCGATGACTTCCATCCGCTTCTGGTCCTGGGCCATGGTGTCGTTGAGCGTGCCGGACACCGCCTGCTGGCCGGCGACCTGGATGTCCACTCCGGGAATGGCGAAGACGTCCTTCACCTTCCGGAAGTTGTTCACCATCTCGGTGTCGTTGTTGCCCTTGATGGCCAGGGAGGCGAAGGTGACCTTCTTGTCCGGGGAGGCGACGCCCGTCGAGGTCCACTGGCCGCCGGCGGCCCGCCAGTACGCGTAGTTGATCCTGTCGATCTGGTCGGGGTACCGCTGTGGCAGTCTGCCGAGACTGTCGGTGATCTTGCGGCTGAACTCCGGGTCGTCGACCGTCTTCCCGTCCGGGGCGGTGTAGAGCAGCAGCACGTCGCCCGTGTGGTCGCGGCCGTATGCCTCGTCCTTGAGCTGTGCCGCCTGCGTCGCCTCCGAGGTCGGATCATCCCAGCCGCTGGCGCTGAGATGATCCTCGATGCCGAAGCCGTAACCGCCCAGGCCGAGCAGGGCGGCGACGACTGCACCGAGGACGAGAAAGCGGAATCTGTAGACCAGGTCGCCCCAGCGGGTGAACACTAAGCGACTCCTTGAGCGGGGCGGGACGTGAGCAGGGCCGACAGCGGCCGGAAGGGCTGCAGCCAGGCCCCCTCTTCGGGCAGCGAGTCGAGGCTCACCCGGGGCAGCGGTTCGCGGAACACACCCGGGATGTCCTCGAGGTCGATGAACTCGAGGATATCGGACGTCACCGCCCAGCTGGCATGCTCGCGGAAACCCAGCACCTGCACGGGAATTCCGCTTCCCGCGAGCTCCTCGAGCGGCTCGCGGAAGGCCTGGCCGTCGGCGGAGGCGACCATGATGCCGGCCAGTCCGGCACCGCCGCGGCGCAATTCGATATGCGCCAGCATGTCGCTGTCGACGTCGGAGTCCTCATCGATCTTGGGCTTGGCGAAGACGGCGTAGCCGACGTTGCGCAGCGCCTCCACCCACGGCCGCACCACATCGGCGGTGCCGGGGGCGATATTGGTGAACACCGTCGCCTCCGGCTCGACGCGCTGCACGCTGCCCACCGATAGTTCGGCGGTGCGGGCCAGCAGCCACCGGCCCAGCGCGTCGAACCGCGGCCGGTAGGCGGCGGTGGGTCGGCCCCCGAGGATCGCGCCCAGGCCCATGTCGAGATTCGGGGCGTCCCAGACGAGCAGCACCCGGCGCACGTCGGTGGCGTTGCCCGTCGGGCCGGGGATGCCCGCGGCGCCGACGGCGGTGGTGCCGGTCGGCTCGGCGTCTCCTCTCGGCCCCGAGGCGGTGCCGTGCACTATTCCGGCGACATCCATGACCTCCGGGGTCATCTCGCTGACGCTCATGATCGGGCCTCGCTGACGCTCGGTCCGGTCATGATCGTGGCCACGGCCGAGCTAATTGATCGCTCGCTGCGCTCGCTCATGCGTCGATCTTCCCCCAAACGAGCTCGGTGATGACGCTTCCGGTCCGATGTGCCTTGCTTTCGAACTTGGTGACCGGGCGTTCGAGCCCGATCGGCGCGCCCGAACGCCAGGCGGCCGGGTCGCCCCCCGTCGCCTCGTTCATGCCGGTGAACAGGGGTTCTTCGGCGCCGACCGCGGCGATGTGCTCGGCGTAGTCGGCGTGGTCGGTGGCGACGTGCAACACGCCGCCGGGCTTCAGGCGGCTGGCGACGAGGGCCATCGTGCTCGGCTGCAGTAATCGCCGTTTGTGGTGGCGAGCCTTCGGCCACGGATCGGGGAAGAAGACCCGAACGCCGGTCAGCGAATTCTTGGCAATCATGTTTTCGAGAACGTCGACGGCGTCGCCGCGCAGCAGCCGGACGTTCTCGATGCCCTCGCGCTCGATGCGCTGCACCAGCTGCGCCAGGCCGGGCTTGTAGACCTCGATGCCGATCAGGTCGAACTGCGGCTCGGCCAGCGCCATGGCGGCGGTGGCGGTGCCGGTGCCGCAACCGATCTCCACGATCAGCGGTGCCTCGCGGCCGAACCAGGCGGCGGTGTCGAGCGGATCGTCGGACACCTCGCGCCCGATGCGCGGCCAGGTCCGCTCCCAGGATTGCTGCTGGGCCGGGGTGATCGCGCCCCGGCGGGACCGGAAGCTGGTCACCCGCGGGTAGAGGCGGGAGCCGGTCGGGTGTCCCGCCGGTGCGGAAACCGCGGTCCGGGGCCGGTCGCCGCCCGCCGTCTCGATGCGTTCCGTGTGGCCGGTTCCGGCGGTGTTGCTGTGGCCGATTCCGGCGGTGCTGCCGTGGCCGATTCCGGCGGTCTCCGCGTGCCGGCCGCGGGGCCCCTGGTGGCTGCGCGGGCTGCCGGTGGCGTCGGCCTTTCGACCAGGCCCGTCGCTCCCGGCGGTGGGGTTCGCGGCGTCGTTCACGGCTCCTATTGTCCAGTACTCCATGATTAGCGCAGCAATCGACCGCACCGACCGACCGGGCGCGCGAATCAGGCGGCCAGGGTGTCGGCGGGGCGCGGGGCGGGTTCGGTTCGCCGGCGCAGCGGCCGGCCGAGCACCACACGCGTTGCGGTGCCTGCCATTTCGAGGAGGCCGCGCCGGCTCGCCGGGGAGGCCGCCACCGACCGGACGGTTCGCGTTGTGGCATCCGTCACCGGCCGTCCCGCGATCCGGTCGGCCAGCCAGTCGAGGACGAGCGGCGTGCCGAGCGGCAGCAGGGAGAAATGACTGCTGAGGCGGTCGCGCAGATAGCGGACCGGGGTGCCGCCGCGCCGGTAGTCGGCCACCAGCGCGTCCACGTCGTCGACATGGATGATCCGGTCGCTCAGCGGCTGGATCACGAGCAGCGGGCAGTGCGGCGCGGCGGTGCCGAGGCGCAGGTCGTCGAATACGGCCCGCATCTCCGGTTCGGCCAGGACCTCGGCCAGCGGCCGGGTCAGGTAGCGGCCGACGTCGCGATGGGACAGCAGCGGCAGCGCGAGGAGCGGCGTCAGCCGCGCGGCACGGTTCAGCAGCTGCCGTCCGGCGGGCGTGATGTCCTCGTCGAGGACGCGGCGCACCGCGGGATAGATCGTGCGCAGCGCGGCGATCACGATGGCCGGGAAGCCGGCGTAGCGACCGCCGTTGAGCCGCACGAACACCCGGCCCGGATCGCCGACCGGAGCACCCAGCGCCGCGCCGACGACGTCGAGTTCGGGCGCGTAGGTGTGCGCCGCCTCCACCGCCCACGCGCCGGCCATGCCGCCGCCCGAATACCCCCACACCGTGACCGGTGTGTCGGCGGACAGGTTCAGCGGGGCGAAGCGCAGCGCCGCGCGGACGCCGTCCAGGGCGCGGTAGCCGGGTTCGCGCGGCGCGCCGAAGTGGCCGTGCGGCCCCTCGTGGTCGGCGATGCTCACCGCCCAGCCGCGCCGCAGGGCGCCCGCCAGCAACAGGTATTCCAGCTGGGTGATCGAGCCCGGCACGAGGGCGCCGAGGCGCAGGGCGTACGAGGGCGCGCATTTCTCCGAGACCGCGTCGACCGCCGACTGGAAGGCCAGCAGCGGGCGCCCGGCCGAGATATCCGAGATATCCGAGGGGTTCGAGAGGTCGTCGTCGGGCAGCAGCACGGTGGTGACGGCGAGTTCCGGGCGGGAGTGCAGATCGTTGCTGCGGTAGGCCAGCTGCCAGGCGCGCACGCGCTGCGGAACGAGGCCGAACAGGCCGATCCGGACGCGACGGCTGCGCAGCACGGTGCCGGGAGGATGCGCGGCGAGATCGGCGGGTGGCCGGAAGAACGGATCCCGTGACGGTGGCAGTGGCCGCCGGGAGGCACGCCCCGCGACCCGGTCGAACGCCGCGTCGGCTCGCCCGACGAGGCCGGCCGTCCCGCCGCCGACTCTCCCGATGACGTCCGTGATGGTCATCGCAACCTTCCTTCGGATCCCCGCGGTCTGCCGTGCCGGTTCGCGCGAACCACACCGCCGAAGTCACCCCTCGGCGGCGGCCGACCCTTTCACACTAAGTGACGAGTCCGCACCCGGCCTTCGCCCGAAGATCGAATTGTGCTGTGCCACAGGTGGAGCACCCCGGTTGTACGGATGTTTCCCAGTCTCCGGCGCGGTCCCTGTGGCCTGCGGTGACGCGCCGGAACCCGAGGTGTCGCGC carries:
- a CDS encoding MMPL family transporter, which encodes MFTRWGDLVYRFRFLVLGAVVAALLGLGGYGFGIEDHLSASGWDDPTSEATQAAQLKDEAYGRDHTGDVLLLYTAPDGKTVDDPEFSRKITDSLGRLPQRYPDQIDRINYAYWRAAGGQWTSTGVASPDKKVTFASLAIKGNNDTEMVNNFRKVKDVFAIPGVDIQVAGQQAVSGTLNDTMAQDQKRMEVIAIPVVAVLLFFIFGGIVAAAMPLIVGGLTVLGANGIVMAITKFTEVNSFVSPVVSMIGLGLAIDYGLFIVSRFREELAEGYSTGAAVRRSVMTAGRTVAMSATMIIAASAGMLLFPQGFLKSVAYGTIATVLLAALTALTVLPAILGILGKRVDMLGLKWFRKTKTAEEIENSFWGRGTQWVMKHPLKVAIPLCILLLLLIIPVKDLKFGGISETYLPPDNSTRLAQEEFDELFPQYRSNPLQLVMVTDNPREIYGVLQQANEAPGLAEKFKTPDNPPNDSNVWTTQTSLVDADTETADEAIEHLRQDVAVPDDMQFLVTGQPAIQKDSIDALLDRMPLMIALVVLVTTLLMFLTFGSLVLPIKAALMSALGLGSTLGILTWIFVDGNGAGLLNFTPQPIMSPVLVLIIAIIYGLSTDYEVFLLSRMVEARSMGASTTEAVRSGTAQTGRIITAAALILLVVTGAFAFSDLVMMQYIAYGMIAALFIDATVLRMLLVPATMKLLGDDCWWAPKWMKKIQRKIGLGEPILDDERPGTDDLVDLVKTTPVTDPVTQQIPVMPDGTPAKPARRKKKPKRARRLEDVDPEAPTQRLGEIEDEADPQDDSGPEGGAVQAYSSASPTGTAADAPEPNAPATTPQANSPSSTPPSGTGRWLNLGGAQSKPSASVGSPDSRTAQQRSSSSDPGEPPQGLIAPQTTPQTNLKLPRAIEPQSGVIGMTPNPNMPQGEADSPEPPSAPPRLSGALPPDVPTPPAGQPVVPPRRPAEPTRPPASFTPPAAPEPPATSAWSAALPPDASTPPAGQPMSAPQHPVEPPAAPPMPSVSTPPSVSIPRSPVPPRIVPPRAPDASRHADPDSSTGPAPRSGDESTQPTGPVDTTYRTLPPEQPVAPHPATRAQMFHPHEAREDEAGQHEAGQYEAGRYEATAHETDSPAPHSAPDKPFANPERPADTAGPQAQHTALDQPDLSDRSSIEQWMAGLRSSRRRPDQPDEGEQHDTPGRTVSVNELLRRQNRD
- a CDS encoding NYN domain-containing protein, whose amino-acid sequence is MSVSEMTPEVMDVAGIVHGTASGPRGDAEPTGTTAVGAAGIPGPTGNATDVRRVLLVWDAPNLDMGLGAILGGRPTAAYRPRFDALGRWLLARTAELSVGSVQRVEPEATVFTNIAPGTADVVRPWVEALRNVGYAVFAKPKIDEDSDVDSDMLAHIELRRGGAGLAGIMVASADGQAFREPLEELAGSGIPVQVLGFREHASWAVTSDILEFIDLEDIPGVFREPLPRVSLDSLPEEGAWLQPFRPLSALLTSRPAQGVA
- the trmB gene encoding tRNA (guanosine(46)-N7)-methyltransferase TrmB, which codes for METAGGDRPRTAVSAPAGHPTGSRLYPRVTSFRSRRGAITPAQQQSWERTWPRIGREVSDDPLDTAAWFGREAPLIVEIGCGTGTATAAMALAEPQFDLIGIEVYKPGLAQLVQRIEREGIENVRLLRGDAVDVLENMIAKNSLTGVRVFFPDPWPKARHHKRRLLQPSTMALVASRLKPGGVLHVATDHADYAEHIAAVGAEEPLFTGMNEATGGDPAAWRSGAPIGLERPVTKFESKAHRTGSVITELVWGKIDA
- a CDS encoding lipase family protein, with protein sequence MTITDVIGRVGGGTAGLVGRADAAFDRVAGRASRRPLPPSRDPFFRPPADLAAHPPGTVLRSRRVRIGLFGLVPQRVRAWQLAYRSNDLHSRPELAVTTVLLPDDDLSNPSDISDISAGRPLLAFQSAVDAVSEKCAPSYALRLGALVPGSITQLEYLLLAGALRRGWAVSIADHEGPHGHFGAPREPGYRALDGVRAALRFAPLNLSADTPVTVWGYSGGGMAGAWAVEAAHTYAPELDVVGAALGAPVGDPGRVFVRLNGGRYAGFPAIVIAALRTIYPAVRRVLDEDITPAGRQLLNRAARLTPLLALPLLSHRDVGRYLTRPLAEVLAEPEMRAVFDDLRLGTAAPHCPLLVIQPLSDRIIHVDDVDALVADYRRGGTPVRYLRDRLSSHFSLLPLGTPLVLDWLADRIAGRPVTDATTRTVRSVAASPASRRGLLEMAGTATRVVLGRPLRRRTEPAPRPADTLAA